The DNA window CGTCTCATGTTTTTTATCATACTCAAGAAGGGGGTTGATCATACTATTATAATATTCTTTTAACCAATCACTCTCTAGCATTGGAACAATCACTTTATTAAGACCTATATGGTCAAAACTAAGAGCTTCACATCCATAAGCTTCTGCTACTTTCCCTGCATATACAGCTTCTTTTATAGCCTGATCTAATTTGCTCAAACTTTTCATCCCACTAGAAGTCCCAATAACATACTCGCCTGAATTCATACCTACTTTAGACAAAACCTCCGTTATATTTATATATTTATCTTCTTTTGATATAATTAACAATACCCCATGTTCAATCAATAATGCAGTACTATAAAGATCTCTTGAAGGTCCGTTGTTAATAGTAGAAATGATATATTTAGGATCTTCATGACATTTCATGTAAGCAACAAAAATATTTTCTTTAAAGGTTGAATTAATTTCTAAAGCTACACGTCTAACCATCATTTCCGAAAGATTTGCATTTAAAAGTCCGTGAACCTTTGAAGATAGATACAAGTTGTCTTCATCATTCTTTAAAGCCTTTATAATATCATAAATAATATTTTCAGTATATAGTTCTTTAGGATATAAAAAAATTGGAAAATCATTGTGACTACAATAATAAATCACATCTTGAGACAATTCTTTAAAATAAATATTTTTAATGGCTAATCCACAAACACCTATTTCTACCAATTCCTTTACAACATCTAATAATCCATTAGGCTCTTCTCTTATAGGATATAAACTAGTTACTAGAAAATCTCCTTTTCTAAAGACCTCCTTCATACACCCACCGATTTCATAATCCAAAATCCCAACGGCTTTAACAATCCTTCCTAGTCCATTTTCTCCAGCTATTAGCTTTACCTCTTTTAAACCTTGAAGCTTACAAGCATCTCCCACACTTAAACTCAATTTTTTCACCTACTTTATCTTGATCTTATCATTTATTTTACCGTATTTATTCATAAAAAGCATAAAAGTATTGCTATTTTTATCAAAAGTTATCCATAAATCTAAAATTTTATAATTTCCTAAAACAAAAAAAAAATAGCAAAGCTATTCTTTTTTTTACTATTTTATTTTCTCTATTGATTGGTTAAATGATAAAATTCATTGATCAATAAGTCTATATCTGTCTTATTAGAAGGTGAACATATAGCCTCTATAGGTTCATTATTTAACAGATTTACTGAAAAAATATATACCTCTTCATCCTCTTTCTTTTCAAATTTTATCTCTTTAATCTTCGTTAAAGGTATATAATTCCATACGCCTCCATACTTACTATTTTTATCTTTTTGTAATTCATAATCCTCTCTGATCATGATCAATTCATTCTTGGTTAAAATAACTATATGTGCATTCGTTTTTCTTTTAGAAAAATACTTAAAATGTTTTTCACAAATTTCATTTTGATAGACTACATTCATAACTTTTTGCCCAGATAAAATACTTTGCTTACTATAATTTAAAAATTTCAAATCTACTGTTTTTAAGTAATCAAATTTTGACAATTCATTTTGCATATCACAAGGCTCAACATTACTAATAGAGGTCCTTATTTTTTTTATAATAGGTAAAAACAAATCATCTCTAGCTGTATTAAAACCAATCATTGATGATTTTAATTCATCATGTACTTCTCCACTAATCTTAATCCATGAATCTAACAATACAGAACCTATTTCCGTATAATAAATGTCTTCAAAACTATAACATATCATTTCAACTTTTTGATTTATTTCTTCATAAATACATACTCTATCATCAAAAACACTTATCAATTTGGTCACTTTATTCTTTGTACTCCATTTATTAGGCGGAATAAAAATGCTATCTGGAAATTGTTCATCTCCCTCAAATAATTGAAAATGTTCTTTAAACATCTCTGGTACTTCCTCATAAGATTGAATTTTTTTCGGCC is part of the Crassaminicella profunda genome and encodes:
- a CDS encoding PucR family transcriptional regulator, translated to MSLSVGDACKLQGLKEVKLIAGENGLGRIVKAVGILDYEIGGCMKEVFRKGDFLVTSLYPIREEPNGLLDVVKELVEIGVCGLAIKNIYFKELSQDVIYYCSHNDFPIFLYPKELYTENIIYDIIKALKNDEDNLYLSSKVHGLLNANLSEMMVRRVALEINSTFKENIFVAYMKCHEDPKYIISTINNGPSRDLYSTALLIEHGVLLIISKEDKYINITEVLSKVGMNSGEYVIGTSSGMKSLSKLDQAIKEAVYAGKVAEAYGCEALSFDHIGLNKVIVPMLESDWLKEYYNSMINPLLEYDKKHETDLVKTACIYVNNDGDINKTAKALFQHGNTIRYRIKKIKELLPIEENISGFYEQLSFMIRVYMVIEHTV